The genomic window aGTGATGGGCCCTTTAGGTCCAATATCAAGCCCAATTTAAAGTCAACCCGGAGTTGGGTTGACCCGATACCAATCCAAATTCGACTCGTTTCTTTCTTTTGCTAACAATCCACTCAGTATCTCCTCCATGGAAGCATCGAATCAGTCCATCTGCTCCACTTTGTCTCTCATCTCCATCCAATCCTGAACATCGAAATTCCCTATTTACCCTCCTCGCCCTATCAAATTTCCCACATCGCCCGAATTTTCCATGGCTTGACCCGGAAATCCGACTCAAATGGACTCTCTGCAAAGTCTCCCTCCACTATCGACTCTGTCCACCTCAGTTTCCTCCGCCCTCAACGCTAAACTCGGCACCAACCATGATCTAACCCAAGCACCAAGTATCGTCGCCGAGTTTCTGACTCAGTGCGATGATCTGGAACGAAATCTAGTCCACCTCAACCGCACCCTCGAGTCAAACCTCGCATCTTACGCTTCCTTCTCTAATCGCATCGGCCACCTCTTCGGCATTGTAAATTCGAAATTGACCGATCTAGGATCCTCCGTTTGCCTTCGGTCCTCCGTTTCAGGTTCGCATCAATGCAAAGTTTcgattttgatatttattttctcttcttcttcttcttcttcttcttcttcttcttcttttgtttttgagtttGTGCATGAAGAGGACTGGTTTTATCTTATTCTTTTTCT from Gossypium hirsutum isolate 1008001.06 chromosome D12, Gossypium_hirsutum_v2.1, whole genome shotgun sequence includes these protein-coding regions:
- the LOC121224224 gene encoding RINT1-like protein MAG2 isoform X3, which translates into the protein MDSLQSLPPLSTLSTSVSSALNAKLGTNHDLTQAPSIVAEFLTQCDDLERNLVHLNRTLESNLASYASFSNRIGHLFGIVNSKLTDLGSSVCLRSSVSDGEGLGEELPSLAKEVARVEAVRAYAAAIGIC
- the LOC121224224 gene encoding RINT1-like protein MAG2 isoform X5, which gives rise to MDSLQSLPPLSTLSTSVSSALNAKLGTNHDLTQAPSIVAEFLTQCDDLERNLVHLNRTLESNLASYASFSNRIGHLFGIVNSKLTDLGSSVCLRSSVSDGEGLGEELPSLAKEVARVEAVRAYAGRP
- the LOC121224224 gene encoding RINT1-like protein MAG2 isoform X4 — protein: MDSLQSLPPLSTLSTSVSSALNAKLGTNHDLTQAPSIVAEFLTQCDDLERNLVHLNRTLESNLASYASFSNRIGHLFGIVNSKLTDLGSSVCLRSSVSAHSMEEVDVLCDRLGIFVDGALQCIGNEKELG
- the LOC121224224 gene encoding RINT1-like protein MAG2 isoform X2, giving the protein MDSLQSLPPLSTLSTSVSSALNAKLGTNHDLTQAPSIVAEFLTQCDDLERNLVHLNRTLESNLASYASFSNRIGHLFGIVNSKLTDLGSSVCLRSSVSAHSMEEVDVLCDRLGIFVDGALQCIGNEKEVNL
- the LOC121224224 gene encoding RINT1-like protein MAG2 isoform X1, which gives rise to MDSLQSLPPLSTLSTSVSSALNAKLGTNHDLTQAPSIVAEFLTQCDDLERNLVHLNRTLESNLASYASFSNRIGHLFGIVNSKLTDLGSSVCLRSSVSDGEGLGEELPSLAKEVARVEAVRAYAGTQKFKMPKQEVRIADVFQAVENAKSRFTVFAWGLADTTLEDVFIKVARGAQVVNILS